In the Duncaniella freteri genome, one interval contains:
- a CDS encoding HU family DNA-binding protein translates to MDNKAFNSRLAKTINRDPEETATLIDALGKLMAEIGTGLDSVAVPGFGTFITIKNDENVITDTESGRRTIVPPSIKMHFQPSVVLRKKLSR, encoded by the coding sequence ATGGATAACAAGGCATTTAACTCACGTTTAGCCAAAACGATCAATCGTGATCCTGAGGAGACCGCGACGCTCATTGACGCATTGGGCAAACTCATGGCTGAGATCGGAACAGGGCTCGATTCGGTTGCTGTGCCTGGATTCGGCACATTCATAACCATAAAGAATGATGAAAATGTGATCACCGACACTGAGTCAGGTCGTCGCACCATAGTCCCCCCGAGCATAAAGATGCACTTCCAGCCAAGTGTCGTACTGCGTAAAAAACTCTCACGATGA
- the proS gene encoding proline--tRNA ligase, with amino-acid sequence MAKELKDLTKRSENYSQWYNDLVVKADLAEQSAVRGCMVIKPYGYAIWEKMQQELDRMFKETGHQNAYFPLLIPKSFLSREADHVEGFAKECAVVTHYRLKNAEDGSGVVVDPAARLEEELIIRPTSETIIWNTYRNWIHSYRDLPILINQWANVMRWEMRTRMFLRTAEFLWQEGHTAHATEQEAWEEARRMLDIYAEFAEKYMAVPVIKGVKSANERFAGAIETLCIEAMMQDGKALQAGTSHFLGQNFAKAFDVTYVNKNNQPEYVWATSWGVSTRLMGALIMTHSDDNGLVLPPHLAPIQVVIVPIYKNDDQKSVIADAVAPIVKELRAMGVSVKFDDADNKRPGFKFADYELKGVPVRLAIGARDIENGTVEVMRRDTLEKHETSLEGIAQYCKDLLEDIQNNIFKKALDHRASLTRTVDTYEEFKEEIEKGGFILAHWDGTTETEEKIKEETKATIRCIPFEGDKTPGVCMVTGKPSAQRVIFARNY; translated from the coding sequence ATGGCTAAAGAACTTAAAGACCTCACCAAGCGTAGCGAGAACTACTCGCAGTGGTATAATGACCTCGTGGTAAAAGCTGACCTCGCTGAGCAGTCAGCAGTGAGAGGTTGCATGGTAATAAAGCCATATGGCTATGCCATATGGGAGAAAATGCAGCAGGAACTTGACCGCATGTTCAAGGAGACCGGTCATCAGAATGCATATTTCCCACTACTGATCCCCAAGTCATTCCTATCCAGGGAAGCCGACCATGTGGAAGGTTTCGCCAAAGAGTGTGCCGTCGTGACTCACTACCGTCTCAAAAATGCCGAGGACGGAAGCGGTGTAGTTGTCGATCCTGCTGCACGTCTTGAAGAAGAACTCATCATACGTCCGACATCTGAAACCATCATCTGGAACACATACCGCAACTGGATACACTCCTATCGCGACCTGCCTATACTCATCAACCAGTGGGCAAACGTGATGCGCTGGGAGATGCGTACACGCATGTTCCTCCGCACGGCAGAATTCCTTTGGCAAGAAGGACACACAGCCCATGCTACCGAACAGGAAGCATGGGAAGAAGCCCGCAGAATGCTTGATATCTATGCAGAATTTGCTGAAAAATACATGGCTGTGCCTGTAATCAAGGGTGTCAAGAGCGCGAACGAGCGTTTTGCCGGAGCTATCGAGACACTTTGTATCGAAGCTATGATGCAGGACGGAAAAGCCCTTCAGGCAGGAACATCACACTTCCTTGGTCAGAACTTCGCCAAAGCGTTTGATGTCACATACGTCAACAAAAACAATCAGCCTGAATATGTATGGGCAACATCATGGGGTGTATCGACCCGACTCATGGGCGCACTCATCATGACCCATTCCGATGACAACGGTCTCGTGCTCCCTCCTCACCTCGCCCCGATACAGGTAGTGATAGTGCCCATCTATAAGAATGATGACCAGAAGTCGGTAATCGCTGATGCAGTAGCCCCAATTGTCAAAGAACTTCGCGCCATGGGTGTAAGCGTCAAGTTTGATGATGCCGACAACAAACGCCCAGGCTTCAAATTTGCCGACTACGAACTTAAGGGTGTGCCCGTACGACTCGCCATAGGTGCCCGCGACATCGAGAACGGCACTGTAGAAGTAATGCGTCGCGACACACTCGAAAAGCACGAGACATCTCTTGAAGGAATTGCGCAATACTGCAAAGATCTCCTTGAAGATATACAGAACAACATATTCAAAAAAGCACTCGACCATCGCGCCTCACTCACACGCACTGTCGACACCTACGAAGAGTTCAAGGAAGAGATCGAAAAGGGCGGCTTCATACTTGCCCATTGGGACGGAACCACCGAGACCGAAGAGAAGATCAAGGAGGAAACAAAGGCAACCATCCGTTGCATACCATTCGAGGGCGACAAGACCCCGGGAGTATGTATGGTTACCGGAAAGCCCTCGGCTCAGCGTGTAATATTCGCACGTAATTACTAA
- a CDS encoding OmpA family protein translates to MKRLLSLLTLAILVIQSTTAGPKDKYTDPYKGYEESAFMDMDLEQNIITPAVASSEHQAISRYMKNIGQQLANKGYIVDIMRDDEVVVVTLPTDELFHPNDTLLSPAAPAKFGPIISILRDPEMFKLVYAVHTDNTGSSQYNMYLSHERNNSVYDWLLGQVSEDLIVIPYEMGDTDPIKPNDSRAGRAANRRVEFFLIPGPKMITLAHKKQLK, encoded by the coding sequence ATGAAAAGACTACTTTCACTACTCACGCTCGCAATCCTCGTGATCCAGTCCACGACTGCCGGACCTAAGGACAAATACACTGACCCCTACAAAGGATATGAGGAGTCAGCATTCATGGATATGGATCTTGAGCAGAATATCATAACTCCCGCTGTAGCATCAAGCGAGCATCAGGCCATAAGCCGATATATGAAAAATATAGGCCAGCAGCTTGCAAACAAAGGTTACATCGTCGACATAATGCGTGATGATGAAGTAGTGGTAGTAACACTCCCCACCGATGAGCTGTTCCATCCCAACGACACATTGCTCTCTCCGGCAGCCCCTGCAAAATTCGGTCCGATAATATCCATACTACGTGACCCCGAGATGTTCAAGCTGGTATATGCCGTGCACACTGACAACACCGGGTCGTCACAATACAATATGTATCTCTCCCACGAGCGCAACAATTCGGTCTACGACTGGCTCCTCGGACAAGTGAGCGAGGATCTTATCGTCATTCCCTACGAGATGGGTGACACAGATCCCATCAAGCCAAATGATTCACGTGCCGGACGCGCTGCCAACCGACGTGTTGAGTTCTTTCTCATCCCCGGTCCAAAAATGATTACACTCGCACATAAAAAGCAATTAAAATAA
- the rimM gene encoding ribosome maturation factor RimM (Essential for efficient processing of 16S rRNA), which produces MILRTDITEAGVFNKPHGIKGEISATLDYDTDLSDVKCIVIEIEGIFVPFFIVSVRPKTAETCLLTIDGIDSEEKARTLTGRAFYLLNSDLPVDDPDGEEGFYASDMVGYTVTDSELGTIGEITDYNDSTDNLLFIVTTPDEKEVYIPVADDFINEIDQDTHTLHTTLPQGIVDLNN; this is translated from the coding sequence ATGATACTGCGCACTGATATAACCGAAGCCGGAGTGTTCAATAAACCTCACGGCATAAAAGGAGAAATATCCGCCACTCTCGACTATGACACAGACCTCTCGGATGTGAAATGCATAGTAATAGAGATCGAGGGTATTTTCGTACCGTTTTTCATAGTGTCAGTGCGTCCAAAGACGGCTGAAACCTGCCTTCTCACCATCGATGGCATCGACTCGGAAGAGAAAGCCCGCACACTCACAGGGCGGGCGTTCTACCTGCTTAACAGTGATCTTCCTGTCGATGACCCTGATGGCGAGGAGGGGTTTTATGCCTCTGATATGGTGGGATATACAGTAACCGATTCCGAACTCGGAACAATAGGCGAAATAACCGACTACAACGATTCCACCGACAACCTGCTTTTTATAGTAACAACTCCCGACGAAAAAGAGGTATACATCCCTGTGGCTGATGACTTCATAAATGAAATCGACCAGGACACACACACGCTCCATACCACTCTTCCGCAAGGAATAGTAGATCTGAACAACTAA
- a CDS encoding DUF4290 domain-containing protein, with amino-acid sequence MLTYNTHRPRLALPEYGRAVQRMVDHCLTIEDREERTRCAYSIISTMSRVQPKVKEQEDWKQILWDHLAYMSGYKLDIDYPVEVSAPDKYSSQPDKVPYPRRHIRYRHYGKDIELIIAKAIEMPEGRERDELVMLVANHMKKLLLAVNKDSIDDTKIFKDLAEYSHGMLRIDPENMRLHEFKIVAPPATGKKKKKR; translated from the coding sequence ATGCTGACTTACAACACCCATCGTCCGCGTCTCGCCTTGCCCGAATATGGTCGTGCCGTGCAACGTATGGTCGACCACTGTCTGACCATAGAGGATCGTGAAGAGCGCACACGTTGCGCCTACTCGATCATCAGTACCATGTCGCGCGTGCAACCCAAGGTGAAAGAACAGGAGGATTGGAAGCAGATACTTTGGGATCATCTGGCATACATGAGCGGATATAAGCTCGACATAGATTATCCAGTCGAAGTGTCCGCACCTGACAAATACTCGTCACAGCCCGACAAGGTGCCTTATCCACGCCGCCACATACGTTACCGTCATTACGGCAAGGATATAGAGCTTATCATAGCAAAAGCTATCGAGATGCCTGAAGGACGCGAAAGGGACGAGCTCGTGATGCTCGTGGCAAACCATATGAAGAAACTGCTTCTCGCCGTCAACAAAGACAGCATAGATGACACAAAGATCTTCAAGGACCTCGCCGAGTATTCCCATGGCATGCTCCGGATCGACCCGGAGAACATGCGCCTGCATGAATTCAAAATCGTAGCACCACCTGCAACTGGCAAGAAAAAGAAGAAACGCTGA
- the fabG gene encoding 3-oxoacyl-[acyl-carrier-protein] reductase, with the protein MKLLEGKVALITGASRGIGKGIALKFASEGADIAFTDLFDDENMANTVKEIEALGVRAKGYASNAADFAQTEEVVAKVKEDFGHIDVLVNNAGITKDGLMLKMSEAQWDAVIDVNLKSAFNYIHAIVPIMMRQRQGSIINMASVVGVHGNAGQANYAASKAGLIALAKSIAQEVGSRGIRANAIAPGFIETAMTAALSDEVRKEWAQKIPLRRAGQVEDIANVATFLASDMSSYVSGQVIEVDGGMNM; encoded by the coding sequence ATGAAATTACTTGAAGGAAAAGTCGCACTCATCACCGGTGCCTCACGCGGTATCGGAAAAGGCATCGCACTTAAATTTGCCTCAGAGGGCGCAGATATAGCTTTCACCGACCTATTCGACGATGAAAACATGGCAAACACCGTAAAGGAGATCGAGGCTCTCGGTGTACGTGCTAAGGGTTATGCATCCAATGCTGCTGACTTCGCTCAGACCGAGGAAGTCGTTGCTAAAGTGAAAGAAGATTTCGGACACATCGACGTGCTTGTAAACAACGCAGGAATCACCAAGGACGGCCTTATGCTTAAGATGAGCGAGGCTCAATGGGACGCTGTGATCGATGTGAACCTCAAGAGCGCGTTCAACTACATCCACGCCATCGTGCCCATAATGATGCGTCAGCGTCAAGGATCTATCATCAACATGGCTTCTGTCGTAGGCGTACACGGCAACGCTGGTCAGGCAAACTATGCTGCATCCAAGGCAGGTCTTATCGCCCTTGCCAAGAGCATCGCCCAGGAGGTGGGCTCACGCGGCATCCGCGCCAATGCCATCGCCCCAGGCTTCATTGAGACAGCCATGACTGCGGCTCTCTCCGACGAAGTTCGCAAGGAATGGGCACAGAAGATCCCCCTGCGTCGTGCAGGCCAGGTTGAGGATATCGCCAATGTCGCAACTTTCCTTGCTTCCGACATGTCAAGCTACGTGTCAGGACAGGTGATCGAAGTGGACGGCGGCATGAATATGTAA
- a CDS encoding TetR/AcrR family transcriptional regulator encodes MTAIATKTRERLLDVARQLFASNGVERTTMNDIATASDKGRRTIYTYFKNKKEIYDAVIEREADAIVKRFRDIVYSDLEPVEMLRAYIRARFDVVDETIKASATSQLISYLTLDYKRLERIRRLAVEKERGLYKAMIDKGIERGVFDPHQGSIIPAIHQMLFQGVDYCHLRGDYKDIGTDPASFREDTIEFITKTLVIRHD; translated from the coding sequence ATGACAGCAATCGCTACAAAGACACGCGAACGCCTTCTTGACGTGGCACGCCAGCTCTTCGCCAGCAATGGTGTGGAGCGTACCACCATGAACGACATCGCCACAGCCTCTGACAAGGGGAGACGCACCATATACACCTACTTTAAAAACAAAAAGGAGATATATGATGCCGTTATAGAACGCGAAGCAGATGCCATAGTCAAAAGGTTTCGTGACATAGTATACTCCGACCTTGAACCTGTGGAGATGCTGCGGGCATATATACGTGCCCGGTTCGATGTTGTAGACGAGACAATCAAGGCGTCAGCTACAAGCCAGCTCATATCTTACTTGACCCTTGACTATAAAAGGCTTGAAAGAATCCGCCGTCTTGCTGTCGAGAAAGAGCGAGGTCTGTACAAAGCAATGATCGACAAAGGCATCGAACGCGGTGTGTTCGACCCGCATCAAGGCTCCATTATTCCGGCTATACATCAGATGCTGTTCCAAGGAGTGGATTACTGCCACCTGCGTGGAGACTACAAGGACATAGGCACTGACCCTGCCTCTTTCCGGGAGGACACGATAGAATTCATCACCAAGACCCTCGTAATCCGGCACGATTAA
- a CDS encoding 3'-5' exonuclease, with product MLDFAAIDFETANGQRSSVCSVGIVIVRNGQIVDEFYSLIQPAPNYYTYWTTEIHGLTRLDTDGQPDFPQVWAQIEDKIKGLPLVAHNRPFDESCLKAVFEEYGMEYPGYEFHCTLAASRRTLKLPSHQLHLVAAECGYEMENHHNALADAEACAAIALKIL from the coding sequence ATGCTGGACTTTGCAGCAATAGATTTTGAGACAGCCAACGGACAACGCTCAAGCGTATGCAGTGTTGGCATTGTTATAGTTCGTAACGGACAGATTGTTGATGAATTTTACAGCCTCATACAGCCTGCCCCCAACTACTATACTTATTGGACCACCGAAATCCATGGACTTACACGCCTTGACACTGACGGACAACCTGACTTCCCTCAGGTATGGGCGCAAATAGAAGATAAAATAAAAGGATTGCCACTTGTGGCTCACAACCGCCCATTTGATGAAAGCTGCCTTAAAGCTGTATTTGAAGAATACGGCATGGAATATCCTGGCTATGAATTTCATTGCACACTTGCCGCATCACGCCGAACACTCAAGCTCCCAAGCCATCAGCTCCATCTTGTGGCAGCCGAATGCGGCTACGAAATGGAAAACCATCATAATGCGCTTGCCGACGCAGAAGCATGTGCAGCAATCGCACTAAAGATATTGTAA
- a CDS encoding PaeR7I family type II restriction endonuclease, producing the protein MSFKIDKYADLIQNAIAYFWNTRNKQLNDQINRDVQDAGNRGAVTGGKQMDGFVALLTKIALDSGIPQECIYTRNNQLPGYFRPTKDWDFLIISPTKKLIAVIEFKSQVGSFGNNFNNRTEEALGSAVDLWTAFRENVFPNQNAPWVGYLMTVERCAKSMSVVRVAEPHFGVLDEFKNTSYLDRYSILCRKLILERYYTSTALLWTSDSDAYGDVAEDISINTFLSAFSGYLQGVANEFE; encoded by the coding sequence ATGTCTTTTAAAATAGATAAATATGCTGATTTAATTCAAAATGCTATTGCGTATTTTTGGAATACAAGAAATAAGCAATTGAATGATCAAATTAATCGAGATGTCCAAGATGCTGGTAATCGTGGAGCGGTAACTGGTGGCAAACAAATGGATGGTTTTGTTGCACTTCTTACAAAAATTGCATTGGATTCAGGTATTCCTCAAGAGTGCATCTATACACGTAACAACCAACTGCCTGGATATTTCAGACCAACGAAGGATTGGGATTTTTTAATTATTTCTCCTACAAAGAAACTTATAGCCGTTATTGAGTTCAAATCACAAGTCGGGTCGTTCGGAAATAATTTTAACAATAGGACAGAAGAAGCATTGGGTTCTGCTGTCGATCTTTGGACTGCATTTCGAGAGAATGTGTTTCCGAATCAGAACGCACCGTGGGTTGGTTACTTAATGACCGTTGAACGTTGTGCAAAGTCGATGTCAGTAGTTAGGGTTGCCGAACCTCACTTTGGGGTGTTGGACGAATTCAAAAACACATCATATCTTGACCGATACTCTATTCTGTGCCGAAAATTAATTTTGGAACGATATTACACGTCTACTGCTTTACTTTGGACATCGGACTCCGATGCATATGGAGATGTTGCAGAGGATATTTCAATAAATACATTTTTGTCTGCGTTCTCTGGTTATTTGCAGGGAGTCGCTAACGAATTTGAATAA
- a CDS encoding Eco57I restriction-modification methylase domain-containing protein → MYGNRLNGKKHGDVFTSPNITKYMLDLSEYTSDRDLSSITVIEPSCGEGEFVLEIIYRLSQSAKKYKFNLNEAIKRCLVCFDIDEAKIEKCIHKIHKFDPTIELDTCTFRLEDFLLADVEKADLIIGNPPYVRQEQIPKSKKDIYRQLFFTFRHRADLYIPFFEKSLSLLKPRGKHCFICSNRWLKNQYGYNLRNMISSTFDLRVIVNLEKFNPFQEEVIAYPAISLITNNPAGDTFRYIDVENLDSLSFPHVFDGEEHKMPHNGDWYDTFNVISNHLKLTSIEELGFKIGIGVATGADKIFIGKHLIDSVEEDLLLPILISKDIKNNNLKWSGNYLFNPFDKDGNIIDLSMYPKARAYMELHKERLQNRHVSRKNPTYWYRTIDKVYKHLLFQPKILLPDISANNQILIDAGHFYPHHNLYYITGGDIDNLKILSAFLMSDFIVSQLSRLSNNMNGGYPRWQSQYIKKLKVPNIYDINESDSKMLISFYDAKNLPGINSIVNKIIA, encoded by the coding sequence ATGTATGGAAATAGGTTGAATGGTAAAAAACACGGAGATGTGTTTACATCACCGAACATAACAAAGTATATGTTAGATTTGTCTGAATATACTTCAGACCGTGATTTATCCTCTATTACCGTTATTGAGCCTTCTTGTGGAGAAGGAGAGTTCGTTCTGGAGATTATTTATCGATTATCTCAATCTGCCAAAAAATACAAATTCAATTTAAATGAAGCGATAAAGCGTTGTTTAGTTTGTTTTGATATTGATGAAGCAAAGATTGAAAAATGTATACATAAAATTCATAAGTTCGACCCAACAATAGAATTAGACACATGTACATTCAGGCTCGAAGATTTCTTACTGGCAGATGTGGAGAAAGCTGATTTAATAATAGGTAATCCTCCATATGTTCGTCAAGAGCAAATACCAAAGAGTAAAAAAGACATATATCGACAGCTATTTTTTACTTTTAGACATAGGGCTGATTTATATATTCCATTTTTTGAAAAGTCTTTGAGTCTTTTAAAACCAAGAGGAAAGCATTGTTTTATTTGTTCCAATAGATGGTTGAAAAATCAGTATGGTTACAACCTGAGAAATATGATTTCTTCAACTTTTGATCTTCGGGTAATTGTGAACTTGGAGAAGTTTAATCCTTTCCAAGAAGAAGTGATTGCATATCCAGCAATAAGCCTGATTACTAATAATCCGGCGGGGGATACTTTCAGGTATATTGATGTTGAGAATTTAGATTCTTTGTCATTCCCTCATGTATTTGATGGAGAAGAGCATAAGATGCCTCATAATGGAGACTGGTATGATACGTTTAATGTTATTTCGAATCATTTAAAGTTGACATCTATTGAAGAACTTGGTTTTAAAATAGGTATCGGTGTTGCTACAGGAGCTGATAAAATTTTTATTGGCAAACATTTGATTGATTCTGTAGAAGAAGACTTATTACTTCCGATCCTTATATCAAAAGATATTAAAAATAATAATCTAAAATGGAGTGGTAATTATCTATTCAATCCTTTTGATAAAGATGGTAACATCATAGACCTTTCGATGTATCCAAAAGCGCGTGCATATATGGAACTTCACAAAGAACGGTTGCAAAACAGGCATGTGTCCCGGAAAAATCCAACCTATTGGTATCGAACTATTGATAAGGTGTATAAACATCTTTTGTTTCAACCTAAAATATTATTACCAGATATCTCTGCCAATAATCAAATTTTGATTGATGCCGGTCATTTTTACCCTCATCATAATTTATATTATATCACAGGTGGTGATATTGATAATCTCAAGATATTGAGTGCTTTTTTGATGTCTGATTTCATCGTGTCTCAACTGTCACGATTATCCAACAATATGAATGGAGGGTATCCACGATGGCAAAGTCAGTACATCAAAAAACTGAAAGTGCCTAATATTTATGATATTAATGAATCGGATTCTAAAATGCTAATATCGTTTTATGATGCTAAAAATTTGCCTGGAATAAACTCTATTGTAAATAAAATTATAGCATAG